Within the Medicago truncatula cultivar Jemalong A17 chromosome 4, MtrunA17r5.0-ANR, whole genome shotgun sequence genome, the region aatagatcaTAGACTTACTATTGTCTCTTGAACTGGATGCTAAATTAGGGaaaatcatatttcaattgATGGTTGAGGCTAGAGTAGCAATGCTGATAAACAGAGGCAGTAGCAGGTTGATATGCAGAGATAGTAGTGCGATGACAACCACAACGAGAATGACGACAACAATTGCGGAACAGAGACAACAAGGTTATGGAGAAGGAAGTTTGAAAACGGCGGTGAATGTTGGTAACGGTGAGTTTGTGTTGTTGAACAAAATCAGAACATAAGGTTATGGAGAAGAAAGTGTGTGTCGTGATTGTCTCTGccatatatttgtttatttattcattttaatgttaatatcaaaaaaataatataaaaaggaaattgGATGGTGGGGTCAGCCATTCTCTCGTGTAATTCGTGTGGTGCTTGTCGCACCATATAGCACAACTGATTTGATTATTCTACATGGTCTCTGTGTTTTATTTTAAGTCAACTAATTGCTATCACTTTAATTCATAATCTATCTTATAAATACTTATTAGGCataattcttcatatatttGGCATGTGTCGTAGCGGAAATTGAAGGCTGTTGGTATTGTGAGTGAGTTTGAGTCCCTCTGCTTCCTTTTTCTGTATTTctaatgcatttttatttttttattcacaaaaaGCAAATGCCAGGATTCAAACTGTCGCTCCTAAGGCtatatattatgaatatttGGCTCCCCTAAAAAATTAGTCAATATCCGCCACTGTGTGTACACACACAAAAACTTCATAGAGTAgaacatttttgtaaaaaaaaaaaatacttcactGTGTAGAAATAAGAAACACAGAGAGTGTCAAAATTATGGATATATAATGTATAGTTTATGAATAATGGTTGATACAACATGTATGAATAATGTATCATCTATAAAATATGATaatgatattaaattttatgactttttttgtttaaagaaaaaaagaaagaagagaaacacaaatatatgcatattgtaccaaacaaaaacacaataataAAACACATAACCACGACGATTGTTAGatgtcaattttgttttaagagAAGATGATAATTTTTAGGATGTTTGAAAATGACTCCAGGTGATAACCAACATCTTCACCTTTAAGTGAAAGTTCAGGGTCACCAACGTCCTTAAAGTTGCAAATGTAATTTGATCCGTTaactcaaacaacaacaaaagagaTCTATAAGTTGAACGTCCTCGTTCCAATCTAGTCTTGTGCATGCAGCAACTTAAAACTCTTAGGAAGAATTTGTCGTCCATTTGGTCCCACCAAGTTCGAGGAATTACTCTCTGCGGCTGCGAGCGAATGAGATACCTGATttacgcaaaaaaaaaaaaaaaaaattgtcgttaTTCTTTGTTTAATCGACATTGGCCATCGCCTTATAAATTGAGAGTAAGCAATACATAATTTCTATTCACTGAGAGTGGTACCATCACTATTAAAATATCAAACGATTTTCAAGCATCCTATCTTAGAAGCCACTCCAAAAATATGATCATTAACAAATGAATCCAAAAGAAGAGTTCAGAAATGATCAATGATCCCCTACTGAGTAAGTCACTCTCAGAAGGGTAAATATAATAGCATTCTTGAACCTTGTATAAGAATGAACACCTAGATATAGTAATCTAAGTGCAAATTGGTCACCATGCAACAAAAAGTTAATGATATATATACCACTATTACCTTATACAAAACTTAGGAGACTGACAGTGGCACCACCACTATTGGCAAAACAAAAAGTAGACTTTCTGGTGCACAGACAAAATCCCTACCTCACCTATAACCATGAGATGAGCTGTCCACGCAAAGGAtcagtaataataataataatataattaaaattttaaaaagagcAAAAACACCATGTCATATTATCATGCATATAGTCAATAATAAACAGCCTTTCATCCTCCACTATGGTTAGTGGCCATCATATGAGTCGACATATTGTATTGGAACATGTCATAAATCATGCGAATGTGCATGTTCAAGGGGCTTCAACCACAAGTTTTTgttcatccaaatccaaatatGCCACGCAAATATGATTTCCCCCACTTTCTAGCCTCAAACTTAAAATAATCATTCCACATGTTCACACCAAAACTAGAGCATTCAGCGGCTATAAATATACTTCAAAACCTCTTCAGAGTATCAACAACAAATACACTGCATACCCTCTAAAGTTTGTTCAAttctatataataaatattatactatATTGTTCGATATCCTTAGTTTACCTTTGCTTGATTTGCTACTTCAAGCTGCTACATTAATGGCTGCACCTTGGTCGTGTTGTTTACTTGCACTGCTTGTTTTGGTGTCAATTATTGAATCAGAAAGCAGAGTGGCTAGGAAGGATTTGGGTTTGGACCTTGGTGGATTGGGAATTGGACTTGGTGCAGGAGTTGGTTTAGGAATTGGAGGTGGCAGTGGCTCTGGAGCCGGAGCTGGTGCAGGCTCTGGTTCTGGTTCTAGCTCTTCCTCAAGTTCATCGTCCTCTTCGTCTTCTAGTTCTGGGTCTGGTTCCGGGGCAGGGTCGGAAGCAGGCTCATATGCAGGCTCTCGGGCTGGTTCGGGATCAGGTGGTAGAAGTCGCGGTGGTGGtcgtggtggtggtggaggaggtggtggaggcggtggtggaggaggtggtggaggcTCTGGGCAGGGCTCTGGTTATGGTGAGGGTTATGGTCATGGTGGGGGTTATGGTGAAGGTGGGGGTGATTAATTCAGGAAATGCATGAATtgactaatatataaataactaATATGGTTGacacaaataaaagaaaatataagtaGCAGCTGGTGTGAATGAAATAATGAACACGTTAGATGGTTGATTCCATGCATCATGTGTGTTTTAGTGAAGAAAAATTAGTTGTGTTTCAATTTCAACCTTTTGTTTTAGTCTTCTTGTTATGAAAATTTCCAATATCTACTTGTAATTTGGCATAGCTTTAACTTTTTGAGTTGTAGATGATGGCACTGTTGTATTGTACCATGGTTGAATTCAgatatatatcatatcatatatatacaaGTATTGATTAATTTCCACTCAAAATTGCCGTGTTCTTATCTAGTTTGCTTTCTTTTTCATGCAGACCAACTTTTAAGTACTGTATAATTaatattcctcaaaaaaaaaatatcatgtatAATACTTAAGTTACAAATTTATACCATTTGGTTGCACATGAAATTTGAAACCTATATATATAAGTCTATATATTCTTTTCCCATTTCTAATTACATGCAGATGAAATCTTTTCTTTATGGCAATGCAGATAAAAGTTTTGTTACTGCATATATAGTTTTGGTTTCTCTATAATAAGCAATTTATTGTGGATGCAAATATACCTATCTTATATGGATTGTATGACAAGTGGGAAGGGACGAACGTACAAAGCTAGTGAGACGTAGGTACAATAAAACGGAACTACATCTGCTGTGTAGTCTATATATTGTGAGATATGGCCACAATTGGCTGAACTTGGTTGCTAAACTTTGTTTTTCTATAACTCTATTGTTTGCTTCTAATAATGCCGCCTTCCCACACCATAGCCTTCCTTCAATGGAACCACATTTAGCCATCAATAAAATTTACGGGATCTAACTTTTCTATACCAAAGGTGTAAAGCCGTGGTTAAAGGGTCAGGGCACTGAAATAGTTTAAGGAGGTCCATGGTTCGATCAATTCggctaacatttttttttcctctctaacaactaacatttgcctataaaaaaaacttcactATAAGTGAAGTGCAATTCGATGCACTCCTCGTCTTTATGCTCAAATTTGTTGATGCCGCAACTCAAATTTGTTGATGCCGCAACTCAATCTCAATGTCCAGCCAAACTCATGGAGACTATGAATATTGGAGAAGGCAAGATCAACTTGTTTTTCATGTCATTCTCTCATCCATGGATCAGAATGTTATCACTCTACTTGGCAGTGAACAAACTTCCAAACAAGCATGGGACTCACACTCACATCATGTAACGCTAGGATCGTCTCTCTCGCTTCAACAAAGGCTCTCAATCTATTTACCTTCAAAGTATAATGGCTCTATCAAATGAGCTTGGTCTGATCAAATATCCTCTGGATGACATAGTCATTCACACCCACAATGGTCTTGACTCTTGAGTCTAAATAAAAAGAGATCTCTACATTATCCCGTTATTCAAGATCCCCTTGGATCACATAAATATACCAAACAGAAATCACCCTAAAATATGGTCATTAACAAATGAATCTaacatttgttaaaataaataaaatgaatctaacatttgttaaaataaataaaatgaatctAACAGAAGAGTTCGGAACTGTACACTGATCCTCATTGAGTAAGTCACTCATAGGCAGGGCCGTCCCTAAAaattcggaggctcggctctgaGAATGAAAAGAGgtcagtgataaaatcaaaacgtatttttttaaaaaaaacaatgatctatttatattttttaaaagataaatataaggtgccgtatatatgcggtacacccaaAGATaaaaatgactaccgtatacatgaggaacccctacctaacaccaaaagcaagaggacctaattctaataggcctaaaagGCTAAAACAAGGAGACAGAAAATGGCTaggggtattaaaaaaataaaatggaggaCAGTAGTACTagtgggtattaaaaaaaaaattgaggcccaTGACTGAGGGATGCCCAGCTCtattgagctgtttgc harbors:
- the LOC25494270 gene encoding glycine-rich cell wall structural protein 2 isoform X2, coding for MAAPWSCCLLALLVLVSIIESESRVARKDLGLDLGGLGIGLGAGVGLGIGGGSGSGAGAGAGSGSGSSSSSSSSSSSSSSSGSGSGAGSEAGSYAGSRAGSGSGGRSRGGGGYGQGSGYGEGGGD
- the LOC25494270 gene encoding putative glycine-rich cell wall structural protein 1 isoform X1 produces the protein MAAPWSCCLLALLVLVSIIESESRVARKDLGLDLGGLGIGLGAGVGLGIGGGSGSGAGAGAGSGSGSSSSSSSSSSSSSSSGSGSGAGSEAGSYAGSRAGSGSGGRSRGGGGSGQGSGYGEGYGHGGGYGEGGGD